One window of the Lysobacter sp. S4-A87 genome contains the following:
- a CDS encoding glycoside hydrolase family 94 protein encodes MFSRWLRLRRRLWRWRRAATQRTLQAEEPLRSQLFNAEQMELHGRALARTHRVHPRSGPERLLDRLEENEGLLDDACAMLTRMVQINMRITPAGEWLLDNYYLVEEQIHTARRHLPKGYSRELPSLSNGYSAGLPRVYDLSLEAIAHGDGRIDAETISRFVAAYQSITPLKLGELWAIPIMLRLALIDNLRRMAVRVMRDGLDHRLASEWADLLNTTAAENPKNVVLVVADMARSEPPLSGAFVSELTRGLQGRGSVFSMPMTWLDQWAVDSGHSIEELVHLESQQQAADQVSISNSIGSLRFLANMDWREFVENMSVVERGLREDPAGTYALMDFSTRDSYRHVVEKVARLSGVAEQEVADIVLQLAQGEARATTVTDSKAHVGYYLIDDGVAQTRAAVNESANARRPVRLPPRRTPLPAYLLPIATITGLFTWGLLSAADGIVLHGVPTWLLGMLAVVAFSEMGIALVNWAATVLVPPRLLPRMDFSEGIPADCRTLVVVPSMLGSADGVDSLVEGLEVRFLANRDRHLHFALLTDFLDADQQTLPTDADLLARAAQQIELLNHRYAPESGDRFFLFHRPRQWNPREGRWMGYERKRGKLAALNRLLRGSGHEDFLLVTGATDVLTNVRYVITLDTDTRLPRDAAREFVGTLAHPLNRARFDPRKRRVVHGYGILQPSVGTSLSGRRSTRYARMFGSEPGIDPYTRTVSDVYQDLFGEGSFVGKGIYDVDAFEIALADRFPDNRILSHDLLEGCYARAGLVSDVRLYEEYPSRYAADVKRRYRWIRGDWQLLPWLLPWVPRAQGGYERNPLSWLSRGKLLDNLRRSLVPVAATALLLTGWLFSSDPLQWTGWLLCLWLLPVLLPALRDAFVIPVDMPLEAHLLRIGTSTLRQLQRAAVNLTCLPHEAFLNLGAIARTLWRLLVSRRNLLQWNPSSEVERSLGSGMGAELRGMAIAPLFAIAAGMAIAGVQPMSLWVAAPMLALWLLSPVVMAWLGHPPAQRDTELSTSQRAFLGRLARRTWGFFETYVRAEDHWLPPDNVQEHPALVVARRTSPTNIGLSLLANLSAYDLGYLQPGGVMERTRLVFATLETLPRHRGHFYNWYDTETLQPLPPRYISTVDSGNLAGHLLTLRQGLLALVDAPLLAPCTFEGMADTLGVLEEATEASGRDEALTGALANFRSTLDLARAQPTTIADADRLLAQLVIQASEIVSAWPAPLEDVHAPDWPGLLASACRSAHDELRHFFPDLPAQDAVNVSIPTLRQLQADPEAAPGQARARERVHQLERLAHVAGQFSLMEYEFLYDRSRHLLSIGYNLDEHRLDAGYYDLLASEARLCSFVAIAQGQLPQENWFALGRLLTEVNGDATLLSWSGSMFEYLMPQLVMPSYRDTLLDQTSLHAVEAQITHGVQRGVPWGVSESGYNTVDARMNYQYRAFGVPGLGLKRGLGQDLVIAPYASMMALMVAPEAACQNLQRLTEQGFGGHFGLYEAIDYTPARVPHGQEHVVVRSFMAHHQGMGLLSLDHLLRHQPMQQRFVADAEFQATLLLLQERIPHTGVFHPHEAETLGAARATAGETETQLRVFRNPGTARPAVQLLSNGRYHGLLTSAGGGYSRHRDMAVTRWREDGTRDHWGNFCYLRDVESGEFWSTSMQPTGVAVEQYEAIFSDAKAEFRGRKRGYESHLEIAISAEDDIELRRLRLTNRSRRTRTIEVTTYAEVVLAPAISDELHPAFSNLFVQSQIVRQKQALLCTRRARAHDEVPPWMFHLVAVHDADISAISYETDRARFLGRGNSPRTPRALAIDEALSDTDGSVLDPIVAIRCRIELAPEQTAMIDMVYGVGADSEACEQLVDKYRDRRLADRVFDLAWTQSQVVRRQINASQADAQLYERLAGLIVYAHPLLRADQDVLLQNQRGQSGLWGHAISGDLPIVLLQIADSDNIELVRQMVQAHAYWRLKGLRADLVIWNESQAGYRQQLQDLILGMVSADPEANVLDRPGGIFVRPAQQISQEDRILLQSVARVIVSDQKGTLAAQIGRHVPPERTIPALLPDGVPESRPEPPPLDASTGLPPPPYPREADDAWPFDAVASELIFDNGTGAFSADGREYVIVSREGAPTPAPWSNVMANEKLGTVVSESTPGYTWFENAHEFRLTPWHNDPVADSGGEAFYLRDEESGHVWSPMPLPRRGRGAYRTRHGFGYSVYEHIEDGIASELWVYVDIEEAVKFSVLKLRNLSGRARRLAAFGYVEWVLGDLRSKSQMHVVSELHAGIGVLTARNPYNTEFGGRVAFFDTDASGCSYTADRTEFLGRNGSLEDPAALLRERLSGRLGVGLDPCAAIQVPLALAEDEERETVFRLGVGRDYGEALQLAEKVRGVQRAHDALDALRIHWRSLLSTVQVKTPDASVDALANGWLLYQTLACRYVARSGYYQSGGAFGFRDQLQDTMATVHAKPALTREHLLLCAAHQFPQGDVLHWWHPPQGRGVRTRCSDDYLWLPLAACRYLAVTGDASVLDENVRFIDGRPVNPDEESYYDMPVASYLQQSFYEHCVLALQRGCSLLGERGLPLIGTGDWNDGMNRVGEAGRGESVWLGFFLFDGLQRFANVASGRGDASFATWCREQAQQLRGNLEAHAWDGQWYRRAWFDDGTPLGSTESDECRIDSISQSWSVLSGAADPARARQAMASLDRHLVRRDAGLIQLLDPPFDKTAKDPGYIRGYVPGVRENGGQYTHAAVWAAMAFAHQGDAARAWELARMINPIHHASDADEAARYKVEPYVLAADVYAVPPHVGRGGWTWYTGSAGWMYRLLTESLLGLQRNGTLMTLQPCLPADWPEYQLQYRYGTSVYSIKVTQGDSGPATLKLDGAEQADFRFPLVDDGVAHHVEAYWPRARLPF; translated from the coding sequence ATGTTCAGCCGTTGGCTACGCCTGCGTCGGCGTTTGTGGCGCTGGCGACGAGCGGCGACCCAGCGGACGCTGCAAGCCGAAGAACCGCTGCGCTCGCAGCTTTTCAATGCCGAGCAGATGGAACTGCACGGCAGGGCCCTGGCCCGTACCCATCGCGTTCATCCACGATCCGGCCCGGAACGATTGCTCGATCGGCTCGAGGAGAACGAAGGCCTGCTGGACGACGCCTGCGCCATGCTCACGCGGATGGTGCAGATCAACATGCGCATCACGCCCGCCGGTGAGTGGCTGCTCGACAACTACTACCTGGTGGAAGAACAGATCCACACGGCAAGACGGCATCTGCCGAAGGGATACAGCCGCGAGCTGCCGTCGCTGAGCAATGGCTATTCGGCCGGCCTGCCCCGCGTGTACGACCTTTCGCTGGAAGCCATCGCGCACGGCGACGGTCGCATCGATGCCGAAACCATCAGCCGTTTCGTGGCCGCTTACCAGTCGATCACGCCGCTGAAGCTGGGCGAGCTGTGGGCGATCCCCATCATGCTGAGGCTGGCGTTGATCGACAACCTCAGGCGCATGGCGGTGCGCGTGATGCGCGATGGCCTGGACCACCGGCTGGCCAGCGAGTGGGCCGACCTTCTCAATACGACCGCCGCCGAGAACCCCAAGAACGTGGTGCTGGTGGTGGCCGACATGGCGCGCTCGGAGCCGCCGCTGTCGGGTGCATTCGTCTCGGAACTGACGCGTGGATTGCAGGGCCGCGGCTCGGTGTTCTCGATGCCCATGACCTGGCTGGACCAGTGGGCCGTCGACAGCGGCCACAGCATCGAGGAACTGGTGCACCTGGAAAGCCAGCAACAGGCCGCCGACCAGGTCTCGATCAGCAACAGCATTGGCAGCCTTCGTTTCCTGGCCAACATGGACTGGCGCGAGTTCGTCGAGAACATGAGCGTGGTCGAACGCGGCCTGCGCGAGGACCCCGCCGGAACCTACGCCCTGATGGACTTCAGCACCCGCGACAGCTACCGCCATGTGGTGGAAAAGGTCGCCCGGCTGAGCGGAGTCGCCGAACAGGAAGTCGCCGATATCGTCTTGCAGCTCGCGCAGGGAGAAGCGCGCGCCACGACGGTCACCGACAGCAAGGCCCACGTCGGGTACTACCTGATCGACGATGGCGTTGCGCAGACGCGGGCCGCGGTGAACGAGTCCGCGAACGCGCGCCGGCCAGTGCGCCTGCCGCCTCGTCGCACGCCGCTACCGGCCTACCTTTTGCCGATCGCGACCATCACCGGCTTGTTCACCTGGGGATTGCTTTCCGCAGCCGACGGCATCGTCCTGCACGGCGTCCCGACATGGTTGTTGGGCATGCTGGCCGTAGTGGCCTTCAGCGAGATGGGCATCGCCCTGGTCAACTGGGCCGCAACGGTTCTGGTCCCGCCGCGCCTGCTGCCGCGCATGGATTTTTCAGAGGGCATCCCGGCCGATTGCCGCACGCTCGTGGTGGTGCCCAGCATGCTGGGCAGCGCGGACGGCGTGGACAGCCTGGTGGAAGGGCTGGAGGTTCGCTTCCTGGCCAATCGCGACCGCCACCTTCACTTTGCATTGCTGACCGACTTCCTCGATGCGGACCAGCAGACCTTGCCGACCGATGCGGACCTGCTGGCCAGGGCCGCGCAGCAGATCGAACTGCTCAACCACCGCTACGCCCCGGAAAGCGGCGACCGCTTCTTCCTGTTCCACCGCCCGCGTCAGTGGAACCCTCGCGAAGGCCGCTGGATGGGCTACGAGCGAAAGCGCGGCAAACTCGCGGCACTGAACCGGCTGCTGCGCGGGTCGGGCCACGAGGATTTCCTGCTGGTGACCGGCGCAACGGACGTCCTGACCAATGTCCGCTATGTCATCACCCTGGATACCGACACCCGCCTGCCGCGCGATGCCGCCCGCGAGTTCGTCGGCACGCTGGCGCACCCGCTCAACCGCGCCCGCTTCGACCCGCGCAAGCGCCGAGTCGTCCACGGCTACGGCATCCTCCAGCCGAGCGTCGGCACCAGCCTGAGCGGGCGCCGCAGCACGCGCTATGCGCGCATGTTCGGCAGTGAGCCAGGCATCGACCCCTACACGCGCACCGTCTCGGACGTATACCAGGACCTGTTCGGCGAAGGCTCGTTCGTCGGCAAGGGCATCTACGACGTGGATGCGTTCGAGATCGCGCTGGCCGACCGCTTCCCCGACAACCGCATCCTCAGCCACGACCTGCTGGAAGGATGCTACGCACGCGCCGGACTGGTCAGCGATGTACGCCTGTACGAGGAATACCCGTCGCGCTACGCCGCCGACGTGAAGCGGCGCTACCGCTGGATACGCGGCGACTGGCAACTGCTGCCCTGGTTGTTGCCCTGGGTGCCGCGTGCGCAGGGCGGCTACGAACGCAACCCGCTGTCATGGCTGTCGCGCGGCAAGCTGCTCGACAACCTGCGCCGCAGCCTGGTGCCGGTCGCGGCTACCGCGCTGCTGCTGACTGGCTGGCTGTTCTCGTCCGATCCGCTGCAATGGACGGGGTGGCTGCTGTGCCTGTGGCTGCTGCCCGTGCTGTTGCCTGCACTGCGCGACGCCTTCGTCATTCCGGTCGACATGCCATTGGAAGCACACCTGCTGCGGATTGGCACATCCACGCTGCGGCAACTGCAGCGCGCCGCAGTCAACCTGACCTGCCTGCCCCACGAAGCCTTCCTGAACCTGGGTGCGATTGCGCGAACCCTGTGGCGGTTGCTGGTCAGTCGCAGGAACCTGTTGCAATGGAACCCTTCCAGCGAGGTCGAGCGCAGCCTCGGCAGCGGCATGGGTGCCGAACTGCGGGGCATGGCGATCGCGCCGCTGTTCGCCATCGCCGCGGGCATGGCCATCGCCGGCGTCCAGCCGATGTCGCTGTGGGTGGCGGCCCCCATGCTGGCGTTGTGGTTGCTGTCGCCCGTAGTGATGGCATGGCTGGGCCACCCGCCCGCACAACGCGATACGGAACTGTCCACCTCGCAGCGAGCGTTCCTCGGGCGCCTGGCGCGCCGCACCTGGGGGTTCTTCGAGACCTATGTCCGCGCCGAAGATCACTGGTTGCCGCCGGACAACGTGCAGGAACACCCTGCCCTCGTCGTGGCGCGCCGGACCTCGCCGACCAACATTGGCCTGTCGCTGCTGGCCAACCTGTCCGCCTACGACCTGGGGTACCTGCAGCCGGGTGGCGTGATGGAACGAACGCGGCTGGTGTTCGCCACCCTGGAAACGCTGCCGCGCCACCGCGGGCACTTCTACAACTGGTACGACACCGAGACGCTGCAACCGCTGCCACCGCGTTACATCTCCACGGTCGACAGCGGCAACCTAGCCGGACATCTGCTGACGTTGCGCCAGGGTCTGCTGGCGCTGGTGGATGCACCGCTACTGGCACCGTGCACGTTCGAGGGCATGGCCGACACGCTGGGCGTGCTGGAAGAAGCGACCGAGGCATCTGGCCGTGACGAGGCACTGACCGGTGCCTTGGCGAACTTCCGGTCAACGCTGGATCTGGCACGCGCGCAGCCAACCACGATCGCGGATGCCGACCGGTTGCTGGCCCAGCTGGTGATCCAGGCCAGCGAGATCGTGAGCGCATGGCCGGCGCCCCTGGAAGATGTCCACGCACCGGACTGGCCCGGTCTGCTGGCCAGCGCCTGCCGGTCCGCGCACGACGAGCTGCGGCACTTCTTCCCCGACCTGCCCGCGCAGGACGCGGTCAACGTATCGATCCCCACGCTGCGCCAGTTGCAGGCAGATCCCGAGGCCGCGCCGGGGCAGGCACGCGCGCGGGAACGGGTCCACCAGCTCGAGCGGTTGGCGCACGTCGCCGGTCAGTTCTCGCTGATGGAGTACGAGTTCCTCTACGACCGCTCGCGCCACTTGCTGTCCATCGGCTACAACCTCGACGAGCACCGCCTGGATGCCGGCTACTACGACCTGCTGGCGTCGGAGGCGCGGCTGTGCAGCTTCGTCGCGATTGCCCAGGGCCAGCTGCCGCAGGAGAACTGGTTCGCCCTCGGCAGGCTGCTGACCGAGGTCAACGGCGATGCCACGCTGCTGTCGTGGAGCGGCTCGATGTTCGAGTACCTGATGCCGCAGCTGGTGATGCCCAGCTACCGCGACACCCTGCTCGACCAGACCTCGCTTCACGCCGTCGAAGCGCAGATCACGCATGGCGTGCAGCGTGGCGTGCCCTGGGGCGTGTCGGAGTCCGGCTACAACACCGTCGATGCGCGCATGAACTACCAGTATCGTGCGTTCGGCGTGCCCGGCCTCGGGTTGAAGCGTGGCCTGGGCCAGGACCTGGTGATCGCGCCCTATGCCAGCATGATGGCGCTGATGGTCGCGCCCGAGGCGGCATGCCAGAACCTGCAACGGCTGACCGAGCAGGGATTCGGCGGGCACTTCGGTCTGTACGAGGCCATCGACTACACACCGGCTCGCGTACCGCACGGCCAGGAACACGTGGTGGTTCGTTCGTTCATGGCCCACCACCAGGGCATGGGGCTGCTGTCGCTGGATCACCTGCTGCGCCACCAGCCGATGCAACAGCGCTTCGTCGCCGATGCCGAGTTCCAGGCCACGCTGTTGCTGCTGCAGGAGCGCATCCCGCACACCGGCGTGTTCCACCCGCACGAGGCCGAGACCCTGGGCGCTGCGCGCGCCACCGCCGGCGAGACGGAGACCCAACTGCGCGTGTTCCGCAATCCCGGCACAGCACGGCCGGCCGTGCAGTTGCTGTCCAACGGCCGCTATCACGGCCTGCTCACCAGCGCAGGCGGCGGCTACAGCCGGCACCGGGACATGGCGGTCACGCGCTGGCGCGAAGACGGCACGCGCGACCATTGGGGCAATTTCTGCTACCTGCGCGATGTCGAGAGTGGTGAGTTCTGGTCCACTTCGATGCAGCCGACCGGCGTTGCGGTGGAGCAGTACGAGGCCATCTTCTCCGACGCGAAGGCCGAGTTCCGCGGGCGCAAGCGCGGCTACGAAAGCCATCTGGAAATCGCCATCTCGGCCGAGGACGACATCGAACTGCGCCGCCTGCGCCTGACCAACCGCAGCAGGCGCACGCGCACGATCGAGGTCACCACCTATGCGGAAGTCGTGCTGGCGCCGGCGATTTCCGACGAACTGCATCCGGCCTTCAGCAACCTGTTCGTGCAATCGCAGATCGTCCGGCAGAAGCAGGCGCTGTTGTGCACGCGCCGGGCGCGCGCCCACGACGAAGTGCCGCCGTGGATGTTCCACCTGGTCGCGGTGCACGACGCCGACATCAGCGCCATCTCCTACGAGACCGACCGTGCCCGCTTTCTCGGCCGTGGCAATTCTCCTCGCACTCCGCGCGCGCTTGCGATCGATGAAGCGCTCTCGGACACCGACGGCTCGGTGCTGGACCCGATCGTCGCCATCCGCTGCCGGATCGAACTGGCACCGGAACAGACCGCGATGATCGACATGGTCTACGGCGTCGGTGCCGACAGCGAGGCCTGCGAACAACTGGTCGACAAGTACCGCGACCGCCGCCTGGCCGACCGCGTGTTCGACCTGGCCTGGACCCAGAGCCAGGTGGTCAGGCGCCAGATCAATGCATCCCAGGCAGATGCGCAGCTGTACGAACGACTTGCCGGGTTGATCGTCTACGCCCATCCGTTGCTGCGCGCAGACCAGGACGTGCTGCTGCAGAACCAGCGCGGCCAGTCCGGCCTGTGGGGGCATGCGATCTCCGGCGACCTCCCCATCGTCCTGCTGCAGATCGCCGACTCCGACAACATCGAGCTGGTCAGGCAGATGGTGCAGGCACACGCCTACTGGCGCCTGAAAGGCCTGCGCGCCGACCTGGTGATCTGGAACGAGAGCCAGGCGGGATATCGGCAGCAGCTGCAGGACCTGATCCTGGGGATGGTCTCGGCCGATCCGGAAGCCAACGTGCTCGACCGCCCCGGCGGCATCTTCGTGCGTCCGGCCCAGCAGATCTCGCAGGAAGACCGGATCCTGCTGCAGTCGGTGGCACGGGTGATCGTCAGCGACCAGAAGGGAACGCTTGCCGCGCAGATCGGCCGCCACGTGCCGCCCGAGCGGACCATCCCCGCCCTGCTCCCGGACGGCGTGCCGGAGTCGCGGCCCGAACCGCCGCCCCTCGATGCATCGACCGGACTGCCGCCGCCGCCCTACCCCCGCGAGGCGGACGACGCCTGGCCCTTCGACGCGGTCGCCAGCGAGCTGATCTTCGACAACGGCACAGGCGCCTTCTCCGCCGACGGCCGCGAGTACGTGATCGTCTCCCGCGAAGGTGCGCCCACACCCGCGCCGTGGTCGAACGTGATGGCCAACGAGAAGCTGGGCACCGTCGTCAGCGAGAGCACGCCGGGTTACACCTGGTTCGAGAACGCGCACGAGTTCCGCCTGACGCCGTGGCACAACGATCCGGTGGCCGACAGCGGCGGAGAGGCGTTCTACCTGCGCGATGAAGAATCGGGCCATGTCTGGTCGCCGATGCCGTTGCCGCGGCGCGGACGCGGCGCGTACCGCACCCGCCACGGATTCGGCTACAGCGTCTACGAGCACATCGAGGACGGCATCGCCAGCGAGCTGTGGGTGTACGTGGACATTGAAGAAGCGGTGAAGTTCTCGGTCCTGAAGCTCCGCAACCTGTCCGGCCGCGCGCGCAGGCTGGCGGCATTCGGCTACGTGGAATGGGTACTGGGCGACCTGCGGTCCAAATCGCAGATGCACGTGGTCAGCGAGCTGCACGCCGGCATCGGCGTGCTGACGGCACGCAACCCGTACAACACCGAGTTCGGCGGCCGCGTCGCATTCTTCGACACCGATGCATCGGGCTGCAGCTACACCGCCGACCGGACCGAGTTCCTCGGCCGCAACGGAAGCCTGGAAGACCCGGCAGCGCTGCTGCGCGAGCGCCTGTCAGGCCGCTTGGGCGTAGGCCTGGATCCATGCGCGGCCATACAGGTGCCGCTTGCACTGGCCGAAGACGAGGAACGCGAGACCGTGTTCCGGCTGGGTGTCGGCAGGGATTACGGCGAAGCGTTGCAGCTCGCCGAGAAGGTGCGGGGTGTACAACGCGCGCACGACGCGCTCGATGCCCTGCGCATCCACTGGCGCAGCCTGCTGTCGACCGTCCAGGTGAAGACGCCCGACGCCAGCGTCGATGCGCTGGCCAATGGCTGGCTGCTGTACCAGACGCTGGCCTGCCGCTACGTCGCACGCAGCGGTTACTACCAGTCCGGCGGCGCGTTCGGGTTCCGCGACCAGCTGCAGGACACCATGGCAACCGTGCACGCCAAGCCTGCGCTGACCCGCGAACACCTGCTGTTGTGCGCCGCGCACCAGTTCCCCCAGGGCGACGTGCTGCACTGGTGGCATCCACCGCAAGGGCGAGGCGTACGCACGCGCTGCTCGGATGACTACCTGTGGCTGCCGCTGGCCGCCTGCCGCTATCTGGCAGTCACCGGTGACGCCAGCGTGCTGGACGAGAACGTGCGCTTCATCGACGGACGCCCGGTGAACCCCGACGAGGAATCCTATTACGACATGCCGGTAGCGTCGTACCTGCAGCAGTCGTTCTACGAGCACTGCGTGCTGGCACTGCAGCGCGGCTGCAGCCTGCTGGGCGAGCGCGGCCTGCCGCTGATCGGCACCGGCGACTGGAACGACGGCATGAACCGTGTGGGCGAAGCCGGCCGCGGCGAAAGCGTGTGGCTGGGCTTCTTCCTCTTCGATGGCCTGCAGCGCTTCGCAAACGTCGCCAGCGGACGTGGTGACGCGTCCTTCGCGACCTGGTGCCGCGAGCAGGCACAGCAACTGCGCGGCAACCTGGAGGCCCACGCCTGGGACGGCCAGTGGTACCGCCGCGCCTGGTTCGACGACGGAACACCGCTGGGCTCCACCGAAAGCGACGAATGCAGGATCGACTCGATCTCGCAGAGCTGGTCGGTGCTGTCGGGCGCGGCCGATCCTGCACGTGCACGCCAGGCCATGGCTTCACTGGACCGCCACCTGGTGCGGCGTGACGCCGGACTGATCCAGTTGCTGGATCCTCCGTTCGACAAGACCGCGAAGGATCCGGGCTACATCCGCGGCTACGTGCCGGGCGTGCGCGAGAACGGCGGCCAGTACACGCATGCCGCGGTGTGGGCAGCGATGGCGTTCGCCCACCAGGGCGACGCGGCGCGCGCCTGGGAGCTTGCCCGGATGATCAACCCCATCCACCACGCAAGCGACGCCGATGAAGCAGCCCGCTACAAGGTTGAACCCTATGTGCTTGCAGCCGACGTGTACGCGGTTCCGCCGCATGTGGGCCGCGGCGGGTGGACCTGGTACACAGGCTCGGCCGGCTGGATGTACCGGCTGCTGACCGAATCACTGCTGGGGCTGCAGCGCAATGGCACCTTGATGACGCTGCAGCCCTGTCTGCCCGCCGACTGGCCGGAGTACCAGCTGCAGTATCGCTACGGAACCAGCGTGTACTCGATCAAGGTGACGCAAGGCGACTCAGGGCCGGCGACTCTGAAACTGGACGGCGCGGAACAGGCGGACTTCCGGTTTCCGCTGGTCGACGACGGCGTCGCCCACCACGTCGAAGC
- a CDS encoding M4 family metallopeptidase — MSSLAKALSVAILMGTVGQAAAVDNGAAFNRALGAIRQNPMATRLSADDTFTTRDVIVDRNGTEHVRLDRTYRGLPVIGGDMVVHTRAGAFQRASVTQVQPLTLSTTPAINADSAIVAAGVHFGTQFDAVPTARLVVFARRATPVLAYDVLYVGKASDGTPMRMHYYVSAANGAILDKENAVKTGTLPGTGLPGTNPPSTPNVTASTGTGRSLMAGTVPVYGQYNVTRRIYELIDPTRGNTRINDMGNGFHGSAGGLGTLVVDGDNKWGNGDTSDRVSTAVDAAYGFARTWDFYREKFGRNGIANDGRGATGSVHFQQNYVNAFWSDDCFCMAFGDGDGVRTRPLVALDIMGHEMSHGVTATTAGLIYAGESGGLNEANSDILGTMVEYYANNASQPPNYWIGEAIFTADPRNPPALRAMFKPSLDGISDDCYPDGSDPAYLDFFKNQKDVHYTSGVANHFYYLLAEGAVVPTDSRVPADLTQSDMVCNGNVGLAGIGREAATQIWYRALTVYMVSNTDYAAARVATLNAAADLYGAGSANHNAVAAAWDAVNVH, encoded by the coding sequence ATGTCGTCGCTTGCTAAGGCCCTGTCCGTGGCCATTCTCATGGGGACCGTCGGCCAGGCCGCCGCGGTTGATAATGGCGCGGCGTTCAACCGCGCCCTCGGTGCAATCCGTCAGAACCCGATGGCCACCCGTCTGTCCGCCGACGACACCTTCACCACGCGTGACGTGATCGTCGACCGCAACGGCACCGAACACGTGCGCCTGGATCGCACCTACCGCGGCCTGCCGGTCATCGGCGGCGACATGGTCGTCCACACCCGCGCCGGCGCCTTCCAGCGCGCCAGCGTGACCCAGGTCCAGCCCCTGACGCTGTCGACCACGCCAGCGATCAATGCCGACTCCGCCATCGTCGCGGCCGGCGTGCACTTCGGTACCCAGTTCGATGCCGTCCCGACCGCCCGCCTGGTGGTGTTCGCCCGCCGCGCCACGCCGGTGCTGGCCTATGACGTGCTGTACGTCGGCAAGGCCAGCGACGGTACGCCGATGCGCATGCACTACTACGTCAGTGCCGCCAACGGCGCGATCCTCGACAAGGAAAACGCCGTCAAGACCGGCACCCTGCCGGGCACCGGACTGCCGGGTACCAACCCGCCGTCCACGCCCAACGTCACCGCCTCCACCGGTACGGGCCGCTCGCTGATGGCCGGCACGGTGCCGGTGTATGGCCAGTACAACGTCACCCGCCGCATCTACGAGCTGATCGATCCGACCCGTGGCAACACCCGCATCAACGACATGGGCAACGGCTTCCACGGCAGCGCCGGCGGCCTCGGCACGCTGGTCGTCGACGGCGACAACAAGTGGGGCAACGGCGACACCAGCGACCGCGTGAGCACCGCCGTGGACGCAGCCTACGGCTTCGCCAGGACCTGGGACTTCTACAGGGAGAAGTTCGGCCGCAATGGCATCGCCAACGACGGCCGCGGCGCGACCGGATCGGTCCACTTCCAGCAGAACTACGTCAATGCCTTCTGGAGCGACGACTGCTTCTGCATGGCCTTCGGCGATGGCGACGGCGTGCGCACGCGCCCCCTGGTGGCGCTCGACATCATGGGCCACGAGATGAGCCATGGTGTCACCGCCACCACTGCCGGGCTGATCTACGCCGGCGAGTCCGGAGGCCTCAACGAGGCCAATTCGGACATCCTGGGCACGATGGTCGAGTACTACGCCAACAACGCCTCGCAGCCGCCGAACTACTGGATCGGTGAAGCCATCTTCACGGCCGACCCGCGTAACCCGCCGGCGCTGCGTGCGATGTTCAAGCCCAGCCTGGACGGCATCTCCGACGATTGCTATCCGGATGGTTCTGATCCGGCCTACCTGGACTTCTTCAAGAACCAGAAGGACGTGCACTACACCTCCGGCGTGGCCAATCACTTCTACTATCTGCTCGCCGAAGGCGCCGTGGTTCCGACCGACTCGCGCGTGCCGGCGGACCTCACCCAGAGCGATATGGTCTGCAACGGCAACGTCGGCCTCGCCGGCATCGGCCGCGAAGCCGCCACGCAGATCTGGTACCGCGCCCTGACGGTGTACATGGTTTCCAACACCGACTACGCCGCCGCCCGCGTGGCAACGCTCAATGCCGCCGCCGACCTGTACGGCGCCGGCTCGGCAAACCACAACGCCGTTGCAGCGGCGTGGGATGCGGTCAACGTGCACTGA